The following coding sequences lie in one Peromyscus maniculatus bairdii isolate BWxNUB_F1_BW_parent chromosome 3, HU_Pman_BW_mat_3.1, whole genome shotgun sequence genomic window:
- the Dmtf1 gene encoding cyclin-D-binding Myb-like transcription factor 1 isoform X4 produces MTRALATLLRAYQSSHSHILQNDQLDEISPLGTEEVSAVSQAWFTTKEDKDSLTNKGHKWKQGMWSKEEIDILMNNIERYLKARGIKDATEIIFEMSKDERKDFYRTIAWGLNRPLFAVYRRVLRMYDDRNHVGKYTPEEIEKLKELRIKHGNDWATIGAALGRSASSVKDRCRLMKDTCNTGKWTEEEEKRLAEVVHELTSTEPGDIVTQGVSWAAVAERVGTRSEKQCRSKWLNYLNWKQSGGTEWTKEDEINLILRIAELDVADENDINWDLLAEGWSSVRSPQWLRSKWWTIKRQIANHKDVSFPVLIKGLKQLHENQKNNPVLLETKSGSGVPNSNCNSSVQHVQIRVARLEDNTAISPSPMAAMQIPVQITHVSSTDSPAASVDSETITLNSGTLQTFEILPSFHLQPTGTPGTYLLQTSSSQGLPLTLTTSPTVTLAAAAPASPEQIIVHALSPEHLLNTSDNVTVQCHTPRVIIQTVATEDIASSISQAELTVDSDLHSSDFPEPPDALEADTFPDEIPRPKMTIQPSFNTHVSKFSDQNSTELMNSVMVRTEEEIADTDLKQEEPPSDLASAYVTEDLESPTIVHQVHQTIDDETILIVPSPHGFIQAADVIDTDSVLPLTTLTDPIFQHHQEESNIIGSSLGSPVSEDSKDVEDLVNCH; encoded by the exons attttacagAATGATCAACTAGATGAAATATCTCCATTGGGGACTGAGGAAGTTTCAGCAGTTAGCCAAGCATGGTTTACAACTAAAGAAGATAAGGATTCTCTCACTAACAAAG gcCATAAATGGAAGCAGGGGATGTGGTCCAAGGAAGAAATCGATATTTTGATGAACAACATTGAGCGCTACCTGAAG GCACGCGGAATAAAAGATGCTACAGAAATCATCTTTGAGATGTCAAAAGACGAAAGAAAAGATTTCTACAGGACTATAGCGTGGGGGCTGAACCGACCTTTGTTTGCAGTTTATAGAAGAGTGCTGCGCATGTATGATGACAGGAACCATGTGGGAAA ATACACTCCTGAAGAAATTGAGAAGCTCAAGGA GCTCCGGATAAAGCATGGCAATGACTGGGCAACGATAGGGGCGGCCCTAGGAAGAAGTGCCTCTTCTGTCAAAGACCGCTGCCGGCTGATGAAGGATACCTGCAACACAG GGAAATGgacagaagaagaggaaaagagacttGCAGAGGTGGTTCATGAATTAACAAGCACGGAGCCAGGTGACATCGTCACACAGGGCGTGTCTTGGGCAGCTGTTGCTGAAAGAGTGGGTACCCGCTCAGAAAAGCAGTGCCGTTCCAAATGGCTCAACTACCTGAACTGGAAACAAAGTGGGGGTACTGAATGGACCAAGGAAGATGAAATCAATCTCATCTTAAG GATAGCAGAGCTTGATGTAGCCGATGAAAATGACATAAACTGGGATCTGTTAGCTGAGGGATGGAGCAGTGTTCGCTCACCACAGTGGCTTCGAAGTAAATGGTGGACCATCAAAAGGCAAATTGCAAACCATAAGGATGTTTCGTTTCCTG TCTTAATAAAAGGTCTTAAACAGTTACATGAGaaccaaaaaaacaacccagTGCTTTTGGAGACTAAATCAGGATCTGGAGTTCCAAACAGTAATTGCAATTCCAGTGTCCAGCATGTTCAGATCAGAGTCGCCCGCTTGGAAGATAatacagccatctctccaagccccatGGCAGCGATGCAGATTCCAGTCCAGATCACCCACGTCT CTTCAACAGACTCCCCTGCTGCTTCTGTTGACTCAGAAACAATAACACTAAACAGTGGAACACTacagacatttgagattcttcca tctTTCCATTTACAGCCCACTGGTACTCCAGGCACCTACCTTCTTCAAACAAGCTCAAGTCAAGGCCTTCCCCTAACTCTGACCACAAGTCCCACAGTAaccctggcagctgctgctcctgcttctcctgaACAGATCATTGTTCATGCTTTATCC CCAGAACATCTGTTGAACACAAGTGACAATGTCACAGTGCAGTGTCACACACCAAGAGTCATTATTCAAACTGTTGCTACAGAAGACATCGCTTCTTCAATATCCCAAGCAGAACTCACAGTTGATAGTGATCTTCATTCATCTGATTTTCCTGAGCCTCCAGACGCACTAGAAGCTGACACTTTCCCAGATGAAATTCCTCGGCCTAAGATGACTATACAACCATCATTTAATACTCATGTGTCTAAATTCAGCGACCAAAATAGCACAGAACTGATGAATAGTGTTATGGTCAGAACAGAGGAAGAAATCGCTGACACCGACCTTAAGCAGGAAGAACCACCGTCTGACTTGGCTAGTGCTTATGTTACTGAG gaCTTAGAGTCTCCCACCATAGTACACCAAGTTCATCAAACAATTGATGATGAAACAATACTTATCGTCCCTTCACCACATGGCTTTATCCAAGCAGCTGATGTTATAGACACTGACTCTGTCTTGCCTTTGACAACACTAACAG ATCCCATATTCCAACATCATCAGGAAGAATCAAATATAATTGGATCATCTTTAGGCAGTCCTGTTTCTGAAGACTCAAAGGATGTGGAGGACTTGGTAAACTGTCACTAG
- the Dmtf1 gene encoding cyclin-D-binding Myb-like transcription factor 1 isoform X6 — translation MTATTEVADDELSEGTVTQIQILQNDQLDEISPLGTEEVSAVSQAWFTTKEDKDSLTNKGHKWKQGMWSKEEIDILMNNIERYLKARGIKDATEIIFEMSKDERKDFYRTIAWGLNRPLFAVYRRVLRMYDDRNHVGKYTPEEIEKLKELRIKHGNDWATIGAALGRSASSVKDRCRLMKDTCNTGKWTEEEEKRLAEVVHELTSTEPGDIVTQGVSWAAVAERVGTRSEKQCRSKWLNYLNWKQSGGTEWTKEDEINLILRIAELDVADENDINWDLLAEGWSSVRSPQWLRSKWWTIKRQIANHKDVSFPVLIKGLKQLHENQKNNPVLLETKSGSGVPNSNCNSSVQHVQIRVARLEDNTAISPSPMAAMQIPVQITHVSSTDSPAASVDSETITLNSGTLQTFEILPSFHLQPTGTPGTYLLQTSSSQGLPLTLTTSPTVTLAAAAPASPEQIIVHALSPEHLLNTSDNVTVQCHTPRVIIQTVATEDIASSISQAELTVDSDLHSSDFPEPPDALEADTFPDEIPRPKMTIQPSFNTHVSKFSDQNSTELMNSVMVRTEEEIADTDLKQEEPPSDLASAYVTEDLESPTIVHQVHQTIDDETILIVPSPHGFIQAADVIDTDSVLPLTTLTDPIFQHHQEESNIIGSSLGSPVSEDSKDVEDLVNCH, via the exons attttacagAATGATCAACTAGATGAAATATCTCCATTGGGGACTGAGGAAGTTTCAGCAGTTAGCCAAGCATGGTTTACAACTAAAGAAGATAAGGATTCTCTCACTAACAAAG gcCATAAATGGAAGCAGGGGATGTGGTCCAAGGAAGAAATCGATATTTTGATGAACAACATTGAGCGCTACCTGAAG GCACGCGGAATAAAAGATGCTACAGAAATCATCTTTGAGATGTCAAAAGACGAAAGAAAAGATTTCTACAGGACTATAGCGTGGGGGCTGAACCGACCTTTGTTTGCAGTTTATAGAAGAGTGCTGCGCATGTATGATGACAGGAACCATGTGGGAAA ATACACTCCTGAAGAAATTGAGAAGCTCAAGGA GCTCCGGATAAAGCATGGCAATGACTGGGCAACGATAGGGGCGGCCCTAGGAAGAAGTGCCTCTTCTGTCAAAGACCGCTGCCGGCTGATGAAGGATACCTGCAACACAG GGAAATGgacagaagaagaggaaaagagacttGCAGAGGTGGTTCATGAATTAACAAGCACGGAGCCAGGTGACATCGTCACACAGGGCGTGTCTTGGGCAGCTGTTGCTGAAAGAGTGGGTACCCGCTCAGAAAAGCAGTGCCGTTCCAAATGGCTCAACTACCTGAACTGGAAACAAAGTGGGGGTACTGAATGGACCAAGGAAGATGAAATCAATCTCATCTTAAG GATAGCAGAGCTTGATGTAGCCGATGAAAATGACATAAACTGGGATCTGTTAGCTGAGGGATGGAGCAGTGTTCGCTCACCACAGTGGCTTCGAAGTAAATGGTGGACCATCAAAAGGCAAATTGCAAACCATAAGGATGTTTCGTTTCCTG TCTTAATAAAAGGTCTTAAACAGTTACATGAGaaccaaaaaaacaacccagTGCTTTTGGAGACTAAATCAGGATCTGGAGTTCCAAACAGTAATTGCAATTCCAGTGTCCAGCATGTTCAGATCAGAGTCGCCCGCTTGGAAGATAatacagccatctctccaagccccatGGCAGCGATGCAGATTCCAGTCCAGATCACCCACGTCT CTTCAACAGACTCCCCTGCTGCTTCTGTTGACTCAGAAACAATAACACTAAACAGTGGAACACTacagacatttgagattcttcca tctTTCCATTTACAGCCCACTGGTACTCCAGGCACCTACCTTCTTCAAACAAGCTCAAGTCAAGGCCTTCCCCTAACTCTGACCACAAGTCCCACAGTAaccctggcagctgctgctcctgcttctcctgaACAGATCATTGTTCATGCTTTATCC CCAGAACATCTGTTGAACACAAGTGACAATGTCACAGTGCAGTGTCACACACCAAGAGTCATTATTCAAACTGTTGCTACAGAAGACATCGCTTCTTCAATATCCCAAGCAGAACTCACAGTTGATAGTGATCTTCATTCATCTGATTTTCCTGAGCCTCCAGACGCACTAGAAGCTGACACTTTCCCAGATGAAATTCCTCGGCCTAAGATGACTATACAACCATCATTTAATACTCATGTGTCTAAATTCAGCGACCAAAATAGCACAGAACTGATGAATAGTGTTATGGTCAGAACAGAGGAAGAAATCGCTGACACCGACCTTAAGCAGGAAGAACCACCGTCTGACTTGGCTAGTGCTTATGTTACTGAG gaCTTAGAGTCTCCCACCATAGTACACCAAGTTCATCAAACAATTGATGATGAAACAATACTTATCGTCCCTTCACCACATGGCTTTATCCAAGCAGCTGATGTTATAGACACTGACTCTGTCTTGCCTTTGACAACACTAACAG ATCCCATATTCCAACATCATCAGGAAGAATCAAATATAATTGGATCATCTTTAGGCAGTCCTGTTTCTGAAGACTCAAAGGATGTGGAGGACTTGGTAAACTGTCACTAG